One part of the Vicia villosa cultivar HV-30 ecotype Madison, WI linkage group LG6, Vvil1.0, whole genome shotgun sequence genome encodes these proteins:
- the LOC131609903 gene encoding uncharacterized protein LOC131609903 isoform X2, with translation MDELNEMRAQDVSAGNERLMRRDLAPLWREGLAPEHVIELGELDPDLIPPGWEALVLELEREPEESNVASIGGADLAPQHGIEQGEFDPDDLRAFWRWQRQNIPAGNERLIRRAQASGRIIGVEQSDSTRKSFMAYATESLRNLPSKQLKTYLGIFSVTLCGLTKTSTNQFDPFKVIKSRYTPEEAFRAYYPEVVHMTMFIISFIIIFIMVLPLRLRFQILTGMLLTVSTVFYLAMLWLNASASGVYVACGSLFKLPLIWFATLEAVGLSLATGLVILPIAYFGWKYIHKGNPRAVGVSFDGFMSLL, from the exons ATGGATGAATTGAATGAG ATGCGTGCCCAGGATGTATCAGCTGGAAATGAGAGGCTCATGAGACGTGATCTG GCACCACTATGGAGGGAAGGTTTGGCTCCAGAGCATGTTATAGAGCTGGGGGAATTGGATCCTGATCTG ATACCACCAGGGTGGGAAGCTCTGGTGCTAGAGCTTGAAAGGGAGCCAGAGGAATCCAATGTA GCATCAATCGGGGGGGCAGATTTGGCTCCACAGCATGGTATAGAGCAGGGGGAATTTGATCCTGATGATCTG AGGGCGTTCTGGCGCTGGCAGAGGCAGAACATACCAGCCGGAAATGAGAGACTCATAAGACGTGCTCAG GCAAGTGGAAGAATTATTGGAGTTGAACAAAGTGATTCTACCCGGAAGTCTTTTATGGCTTATGCAACTGAGAGTCTGCGAAATCTTCCTTCAAAACAACTTAAGACTTACCTAGGGATATTCAGTGTCACCCTCTGTGGCCTCACAAAAACCTCTACCAATCAATTTGATCCCTTCAAAGTTATAAAATCCAGATACACCCCTGAGGAAGCATTTCGTGCCTACTACCCAGAAGTGGTACATATGACAATGTTTATAATAAgctttattataatatttatcatGGTTTTACCGCTGCGACTCAGATTCCAAATATTGACGGGGATGCTATTGACTGTTTCAACGGTCTTTTATTTGGCCATGCTGTGGCTAAATGCTTCAGCTTCAGGAGTTTACGTGGCTTGCGGCAGCTTATTCAAGCTGCCTCTGATTTGGTTTGCAACTTTAGAAGCTGTTGGGCTTTCTCTTGCTACGGGGCTTGTGATATTGCCAATTGCTTACTTTGGATGGAAGTACATACATAAAGGGAACCCAAGAGCCGTGGGAGTTAGTTTTGACGGATTCATGTCTTTACTTTAG
- the LOC131609903 gene encoding uncharacterized protein LOC131609903 isoform X1, protein MDELNEDSQMRAQDVSAGNERLMRRDLAPLWREGLAPEHVIELGELDPDLIPPGWEALVLELEREPEESNVASIGGADLAPQHGIEQGEFDPDDLRAFWRWQRQNIPAGNERLIRRAQASGRIIGVEQSDSTRKSFMAYATESLRNLPSKQLKTYLGIFSVTLCGLTKTSTNQFDPFKVIKSRYTPEEAFRAYYPEVVHMTMFIISFIIIFIMVLPLRLRFQILTGMLLTVSTVFYLAMLWLNASASGVYVACGSLFKLPLIWFATLEAVGLSLATGLVILPIAYFGWKYIHKGNPRAVGVSFDGFMSLL, encoded by the exons ATGGATGAATTGAATGAG GACTCGCAGATGCGTGCCCAGGATGTATCAGCTGGAAATGAGAGGCTCATGAGACGTGATCTG GCACCACTATGGAGGGAAGGTTTGGCTCCAGAGCATGTTATAGAGCTGGGGGAATTGGATCCTGATCTG ATACCACCAGGGTGGGAAGCTCTGGTGCTAGAGCTTGAAAGGGAGCCAGAGGAATCCAATGTA GCATCAATCGGGGGGGCAGATTTGGCTCCACAGCATGGTATAGAGCAGGGGGAATTTGATCCTGATGATCTG AGGGCGTTCTGGCGCTGGCAGAGGCAGAACATACCAGCCGGAAATGAGAGACTCATAAGACGTGCTCAG GCAAGTGGAAGAATTATTGGAGTTGAACAAAGTGATTCTACCCGGAAGTCTTTTATGGCTTATGCAACTGAGAGTCTGCGAAATCTTCCTTCAAAACAACTTAAGACTTACCTAGGGATATTCAGTGTCACCCTCTGTGGCCTCACAAAAACCTCTACCAATCAATTTGATCCCTTCAAAGTTATAAAATCCAGATACACCCCTGAGGAAGCATTTCGTGCCTACTACCCAGAAGTGGTACATATGACAATGTTTATAATAAgctttattataatatttatcatGGTTTTACCGCTGCGACTCAGATTCCAAATATTGACGGGGATGCTATTGACTGTTTCAACGGTCTTTTATTTGGCCATGCTGTGGCTAAATGCTTCAGCTTCAGGAGTTTACGTGGCTTGCGGCAGCTTATTCAAGCTGCCTCTGATTTGGTTTGCAACTTTAGAAGCTGTTGGGCTTTCTCTTGCTACGGGGCTTGTGATATTGCCAATTGCTTACTTTGGATGGAAGTACATACATAAAGGGAACCCAAGAGCCGTGGGAGTTAGTTTTGACGGATTCATGTCTTTACTTTAG
- the LOC131609903 gene encoding uncharacterized protein LOC131609903 isoform X3, whose translation MAPLWREGLAPEHVIELGELDPDLIPPGWEALVLELEREPEESNVASIGGADLAPQHGIEQGEFDPDDLRAFWRWQRQNIPAGNERLIRRAQASGRIIGVEQSDSTRKSFMAYATESLRNLPSKQLKTYLGIFSVTLCGLTKTSTNQFDPFKVIKSRYTPEEAFRAYYPEVVHMTMFIISFIIIFIMVLPLRLRFQILTGMLLTVSTVFYLAMLWLNASASGVYVACGSLFKLPLIWFATLEAVGLSLATGLVILPIAYFGWKYIHKGNPRAVGVSFDGFMSLL comes from the exons ATG GCACCACTATGGAGGGAAGGTTTGGCTCCAGAGCATGTTATAGAGCTGGGGGAATTGGATCCTGATCTG ATACCACCAGGGTGGGAAGCTCTGGTGCTAGAGCTTGAAAGGGAGCCAGAGGAATCCAATGTA GCATCAATCGGGGGGGCAGATTTGGCTCCACAGCATGGTATAGAGCAGGGGGAATTTGATCCTGATGATCTG AGGGCGTTCTGGCGCTGGCAGAGGCAGAACATACCAGCCGGAAATGAGAGACTCATAAGACGTGCTCAG GCAAGTGGAAGAATTATTGGAGTTGAACAAAGTGATTCTACCCGGAAGTCTTTTATGGCTTATGCAACTGAGAGTCTGCGAAATCTTCCTTCAAAACAACTTAAGACTTACCTAGGGATATTCAGTGTCACCCTCTGTGGCCTCACAAAAACCTCTACCAATCAATTTGATCCCTTCAAAGTTATAAAATCCAGATACACCCCTGAGGAAGCATTTCGTGCCTACTACCCAGAAGTGGTACATATGACAATGTTTATAATAAgctttattataatatttatcatGGTTTTACCGCTGCGACTCAGATTCCAAATATTGACGGGGATGCTATTGACTGTTTCAACGGTCTTTTATTTGGCCATGCTGTGGCTAAATGCTTCAGCTTCAGGAGTTTACGTGGCTTGCGGCAGCTTATTCAAGCTGCCTCTGATTTGGTTTGCAACTTTAGAAGCTGTTGGGCTTTCTCTTGCTACGGGGCTTGTGATATTGCCAATTGCTTACTTTGGATGGAAGTACATACATAAAGGGAACCCAAGAGCCGTGGGAGTTAGTTTTGACGGATTCATGTCTTTACTTTAG